From a single Hemibagrus wyckioides isolate EC202008001 linkage group LG27, SWU_Hwy_1.0, whole genome shotgun sequence genomic region:
- the LOC131347566 gene encoding uncharacterized protein LOC131347566 isoform X1 gives MFLVILVQLLMHNVLVQSTETREAFISDTVILPCSIDPTAAGGDVIWRDEEEKTVADIIMGKGDFSDQHPEYRGRVQTFPNEIAKGNFSIVLSNVNTTDSGIYTCYAPKPVQRVELRVTVHPVKNGGDMSRASSVFLLGFSLCYSLAFLRQHKPQPVLFFHQLLLFFMADLFGVCCSVH, from the exons atGTTTTTAGTCATACTGGTCCAACTGCTGATGCACAATG TGTTGGTGCAGAGCACTGAGACTCGTGAAGCCTTCATAAGTGATACAGTCATCTTACCGTGTTCCATCGACCCCACTGCAGCAGGTGGGGATGTGATTTGgcgagatgaagaagaaaaaacggTAGCTGATATCATCATGGGTAAAGGAGATTTTTCTGACCAGCACCCAGAATACAGAGGCAGAGTTCAAACTTTTCCAAATGAGATTGCAAAAGGAAACTTCTCCATCGTGCTGAGTAATGTGAACACCACAGACTCGGGAATTTACACCTGTTACGCCCCTAAACCTGTTCAGAGAGTAGAACTGAGAGTTACA gtaCATCCAGTAAAAAATGGTGGTGATATGAGCAGAGCAAGCAGCGTGTTCCTGCTGGGGTTCAGCCTATGCTACAGTTTGGCCTTTTTAAGACAACATAAACCTCAACCTGTAT TGTTCTTTCATCAGCTTCTGCTGTTTTTCATGGCCGATCTTTTTGGTGTCTGTTGCTCAGTACActag
- the LOC131347566 gene encoding CD276 antigen homolog isoform X3 encodes MFLVILVQLLMHNVLVQSTETREAFISDTVILPCSIDPTAAGGDVIWRDEEEKTVADIIMGKGDFSDQHPEYRGRVQTFPNEIAKGNFSIVLSNVNTTDSGIYTCYAPKPVQRVELRVTGWNQLQNPVSTLQYIQ; translated from the exons atGTTTTTAGTCATACTGGTCCAACTGCTGATGCACAATG TGTTGGTGCAGAGCACTGAGACTCGTGAAGCCTTCATAAGTGATACAGTCATCTTACCGTGTTCCATCGACCCCACTGCAGCAGGTGGGGATGTGATTTGgcgagatgaagaagaaaaaacggTAGCTGATATCATCATGGGTAAAGGAGATTTTTCTGACCAGCACCCAGAATACAGAGGCAGAGTTCAAACTTTTCCAAATGAGATTGCAAAAGGAAACTTCTCCATCGTGCTGAGTAATGTGAACACCACAGACTCGGGAATTTACACCTGTTACGCCCCTAAACCTGTTCAGAGAGTAGAACTGAGAGTTACA GGTTGGAATCAGCTGCAGAACCCAGTCTCCACACTGCAG taCATCCAGTAA
- the LOC131347566 gene encoding CD276 antigen homolog isoform X2: MFLVILVQLLMHNVLVQSTETREAFISDTVILPCSIDPTAAGGDVIWRDEEEKTVADIIMGKGDFSDQHPEYRGRVQTFPNEIAKGNFSIVLSNVNTTDSGIYTCYAPKPVQRVELRVTGWNQLQNPVSTLQVSVCYIQ; this comes from the exons atGTTTTTAGTCATACTGGTCCAACTGCTGATGCACAATG TGTTGGTGCAGAGCACTGAGACTCGTGAAGCCTTCATAAGTGATACAGTCATCTTACCGTGTTCCATCGACCCCACTGCAGCAGGTGGGGATGTGATTTGgcgagatgaagaagaaaaaacggTAGCTGATATCATCATGGGTAAAGGAGATTTTTCTGACCAGCACCCAGAATACAGAGGCAGAGTTCAAACTTTTCCAAATGAGATTGCAAAAGGAAACTTCTCCATCGTGCTGAGTAATGTGAACACCACAGACTCGGGAATTTACACCTGTTACGCCCCTAAACCTGTTCAGAGAGTAGAACTGAGAGTTACA GGTTGGAATCAGCTGCAGAACCCAGTCTCCACACTGCAGGTCAGTGTCTGT taCATCCAGTAA